Proteins found in one Mycoplasmopsis gallopavonis genomic segment:
- a CDS encoding DegV family protein — protein sequence MKNIAIVIDSSAGLSAEEAREKGWFFLPLLIHFDDKKFQDGIDLNSENLFDHFTIDSGSAKTSATPIGFAEQEFEKLSNEYKHVLVFPISAHLSSQYSMLANLASDYPNIRVIHSVYIASLIPVMIKIFEDLITRGKSFEEAASYIEKWNDSWKVTLMPKYNDYLVKGGRLHPAAATLAKLLQIVPMIAFENGELIREGKGRTFNKTVYRAIDEKFEGQNIDQYDCIFLHSGNKELSTYVSYFEEKYGKKAYIQTLPNVIAIHTGPEAIVVIKSPKLTEKQKELFE from the coding sequence ATGAAAAATATAGCTATTGTAATTGATTCTTCAGCAGGATTAAGTGCTGAGGAAGCACGTGAAAAAGGTTGATTTTTTTTACCTCTTTTAATTCATTTTGATGATAAAAAATTTCAAGATGGAATTGATCTTAATTCAGAAAATTTATTCGATCATTTTACAATTGATTCAGGAAGTGCTAAAACCTCAGCTACACCAATTGGTTTTGCTGAACAAGAATTTGAAAAACTTTCAAATGAGTATAAACATGTTTTAGTTTTTCCAATTTCAGCTCATTTATCGAGTCAATACAGCATGTTAGCTAATTTAGCTTCTGATTATCCGAATATCAGAGTTATTCATTCAGTTTATATTGCATCATTAATTCCGGTTATGATTAAGATTTTTGAAGATTTAATTACACGGGGCAAATCTTTTGAAGAAGCAGCTAGCTATATTGAAAAATGAAATGATTCATGAAAAGTAACTTTAATGCCTAAATACAACGATTATTTGGTTAAAGGTGGGCGTTTACATCCTGCTGCCGCCACTCTTGCTAAACTTTTACAAATTGTGCCAATGATAGCATTTGAAAACGGAGAATTAATTCGTGAAGGTAAGGGAAGAACTTTTAACAAAACTGTTTATCGTGCAATTGATGAGAAATTTGAAGGTCAAAATATCGATCAATACGACTGCATCTTTTTACATTCAGGAAATAAAGAATTAAGTACTTATGTTTCTTATTTTGAAGAAAAATACGGCAAAAAAGCATATATTCAAACTCTTCCAAATGTTATTGCGATTCATACAGGTCCTGAAGCAATTGTAGTTATTAAATCACCAAAATTAACTGAAAAACAAAAGGAATTGTTCGAGTAA
- a CDS encoding type 1 glutamine amidotransferase domain-containing protein: MKKILVVLTNIANYPKKDELIGLWLSEATEFVSVIQKAGYIIDYASPKGGYVPVDPRSLMQGYFSKEDLEVYTNKDFKNRALANSLPLRVINPSSYQAIYFAGGHGAVFDFAEQPEIKKIIAQMYQNGSFITAVCHGVAALLNVQSPSNSNEFLIKDKKITGFTKIEELFSGKFFKVPYQLQTQLKKQGAKFKKKRAFKKHVIQDGQFITGQNPFSGKLVAETLLQNLEKRNHAEIN, from the coding sequence ATGAAAAAAATATTAGTTGTTTTAACAAATATTGCAAACTATCCTAAAAAAGATGAACTAATTGGTCTTTGATTATCCGAAGCTACCGAATTTGTTAGCGTAATTCAAAAAGCAGGTTATATCATTGATTATGCTAGTCCCAAAGGTGGATACGTCCCAGTTGATCCAAGAAGCTTAATGCAAGGATATTTTAGTAAAGAAGATCTTGAAGTTTATACTAATAAAGATTTTAAAAATCGAGCATTAGCAAATTCGTTACCACTTAGAGTAATCAACCCTTCAAGTTATCAAGCAATTTATTTTGCAGGTGGTCATGGTGCTGTTTTTGATTTTGCAGAGCAACCTGAAATTAAAAAAATTATCGCTCAAATGTACCAAAATGGAAGTTTTATTACGGCGGTTTGTCACGGAGTAGCAGCTTTATTAAATGTTCAATCACCAAGTAATTCAAATGAGTTCTTAATTAAAGATAAAAAAATTACTGGATTTACAAAAATCGAAGAATTATTTAGTGGTAAATTCTTTAAAGTTCCTTATCAATTACAAACTCAACTTAAAAAGCAAGGTGCTAAATTTAAAAAGAAACGTGCATTTAAAAAGCACGTGATCCAAGACGGACAATTTATCACTGGACAAAATCCATTTTCTGGTAAATTAGTCGCCGAAACTTTGCTTCAAAATTTAGAAAAGAGAAATCATGCTGAGATTAACTAA
- the tapR gene encoding TyrS-associated PheT N-terminal domain-related protein TapR, giving the protein MLIANNLNDFFNQITLVFVDSQIKSTKQIQTDKAIFFVDDLNNVESINILDSAAFKLSNDKKFYSLNNEQTKLILDAANELNLNLNSEPKFVYAKVLERIVHPKSEKLFVLKLLIDPLNNTQIQVVTNTLDSQEGKVLVVALPGSTVFSGLKILKGKMMDVESNGMLTGYQTLGKTGEGLIFGDENQIGKEFNL; this is encoded by the coding sequence ATGTTAATAGCTAATAATTTAAATGATTTTTTTAATCAAATAACACTTGTTTTTGTTGATTCTCAAATTAAATCAACAAAACAAATTCAAACAGATAAAGCGATATTTTTTGTTGATGATTTAAACAATGTAGAGTCAATTAATATTCTTGATTCAGCAGCTTTTAAACTTTCAAATGACAAGAAATTTTACTCACTCAATAATGAACAAACAAAGTTGATTTTAGACGCCGCAAATGAACTTAATTTAAATTTAAATTCTGAGCCTAAATTTGTTTATGCAAAAGTTCTAGAAAGAATAGTTCATCCTAAAAGTGAAAAATTATTTGTTTTAAAACTTTTAATTGATCCATTAAATAACACACAAATTCAGGTAGTTACAAATACTCTCGATTCACAAGAAGGTAAAGTTTTAGTAGTTGCTTTACCAGGATCAACAGTTTTTAGTGGATTAAAAATTTTAAAAGGTAAAATGATGGATGTTGAAAGTAACGGAATGTTAACCGGATATCAAACATTAGGAAAAACTGGTGAAGGCTTAATTTTTGGTGATGAAAATCAAATTGGAAAGGAATTTAATTTATAA
- the tsaB gene encoding tRNA (adenosine(37)-N6)-threonylcarbamoyltransferase complex dimerization subunit type 1 TsaB, with protein MNIFLDTATSDFVLILFDNNFQVHDFFILENFKKKVDYIPEYFETFLSKNNLKVNDLSGLYTNLGPGFFTGARTSLVYLRTIAMALNLPLYFTNSFSILMKQNFNQKLYLDAQGNKLYEFDVQNKKPNQTNVLVISKENQKIDQIDYHQMVVNFKDYQDVFETSELLKIEPLYIKKPQIGGA; from the coding sequence ATGAATATTTTCTTAGATACAGCAACTTCTGATTTTGTTTTAATTTTATTTGATAATAACTTTCAAGTGCATGACTTTTTTATTTTAGAAAATTTTAAAAAGAAAGTTGATTATATTCCTGAATATTTTGAAACCTTTTTAAGTAAAAATAATTTAAAAGTGAATGATTTAAGTGGTTTATATACTAATTTAGGGCCGGGTTTTTTTACAGGTGCAAGAACGAGTTTGGTTTATTTAAGAACAATTGCAATGGCTTTAAATTTACCACTTTATTTTACAAATAGCTTTTCAATTTTAATGAAGCAAAATTTTAACCAAAAATTGTACTTAGATGCTCAAGGAAATAAACTTTATGAGTTTGATGTTCAAAATAAAAAACCAAATCAAACAAATGTTTTAGTAATTTCAAAAGAAAATCAAAAAATAGATCAAATTGATTATCACCAAATGGTTGTGAATTTTAAAGACTATCAAGATGTATTTGAAACTAGTGAACTATTAAAAATTGAGCCACTTTATATCAAAAAACCACAAATTGGAGGTGCGTAA
- the tsaE gene encoding tRNA (adenosine(37)-N6)-threonylcarbamoyltransferase complex ATPase subunit type 1 TsaE → MTKLQTKSIQELDQFIAQILPKIKEKQFLLFEGDLGAGKTTFIKLLAKQIGIKQNITSPSFNYMKDYPGLIHIDLYNYRGSLDEFEDYFEDNIVAIEWANLLREIPFEKYLKINAKLLDDGTHLFEVTEEE, encoded by the coding sequence ATGACAAAATTACAAACCAAATCAATTCAAGAATTAGATCAATTTATTGCACAGATACTTCCGAAAATTAAAGAAAAACAATTTTTACTTTTTGAAGGTGATTTAGGAGCAGGGAAAACAACTTTTATCAAACTTTTAGCTAAACAAATTGGGATTAAACAAAATATTACTTCTCCTAGTTTTAATTACATGAAAGATTATCCTGGTTTAATTCATATTGATCTTTATAATTACCGCGGAAGTCTTGACGAGTTTGAAGATTATTTTGAAGATAATATTGTTGCAATTGAATGAGCAAATCTTTTAAGGGAAATCCCGTTTGAAAAATATTTAAAAATTAATGCAAAATTACTTGATGATGGAACTCATCTTTTTGAAGTAACGGAGGAGGAATAA
- a CDS encoding IS3 family transposase, whose product MLIFYIFKGEKMGKHFTEEQEKEIYNTFFQLGKKYAIELMYKYGAKAKDKYVKARLRGILKHYNCNMNKKPRKPGTGRSRKEKEQDINWDIFTREDLIEIAKRYREITKDKFKTEKVQEASHINMASYKLAILLYLCRQTISKHKRNNFAPKNKSRKIKYQDLIIDSFKQNRSKYGRQKLKYFILKHYKIDINERTLGRYMNALGLFCNIRKRKKLKESKNTSVIKENIVNRDYNDVYNRNIYATDVTYLPATKDAINNNVYLSVVIKHKTKEIISFSLSKFRDSKLIYKTFENVDFEKSFILHSDHCSTYTSDDFSRFIQNKGGIISLSKVGNSLDNRVVEYWFSNLKTELIRDLNIKAMTLSELEKVISNYVNWYNKFRIQSCLNWKTPYEYSTGLSNLINC is encoded by the coding sequence ATGTTAATTTTTTATATTTTTAAAGGAGAAAAAATGGGTAAACATTTTACAGAAGAACAAGAAAAAGAAATTTATAATACATTTTTTCAATTAGGCAAAAAGTATGCAATTGAACTTATGTATAAATATGGTGCAAAAGCAAAAGATAAATATGTGAAAGCAAGATTACGAGGAATATTAAAACATTATAATTGTAATATGAATAAAAAACCAAGAAAGCCTGGAACCGGTAGGTCAAGAAAAGAGAAAGAACAAGATATAAATTGAGACATTTTTACACGAGAAGATTTAATTGAAATTGCAAAAAGATATAGAGAAATTACAAAAGATAAATTTAAAACAGAGAAAGTTCAAGAGGCATCACATATTAATATGGCTTCGTATAAACTTGCTATTTTGTTGTATCTTTGTAGACAAACAATATCCAAACATAAAAGAAATAATTTTGCTCCTAAAAATAAATCCAGAAAAATAAAGTACCAAGACTTGATTATTGATTCATTTAAACAAAATAGATCTAAATATGGTAGACAAAAATTAAAATATTTTATCTTAAAGCACTATAAAATAGACATAAACGAAAGAACTCTAGGAAGATATATGAATGCCTTAGGTTTATTTTGCAATATCAGAAAAAGAAAAAAACTAAAAGAATCAAAGAACACATCTGTCATAAAAGAAAACATTGTTAATAGAGATTATAATGATGTATATAACAGAAATATATATGCTACTGATGTAACATATCTTCCAGCGACAAAAGATGCAATAAACAATAATGTTTATCTTTCAGTAGTAATTAAACATAAAACTAAAGAAATAATTAGTTTTTCTCTTTCTAAATTTAGAGATTCCAAATTAATTTACAAAACATTTGAAAATGTTGATTTTGAAAAAAGTTTTATATTACATTCAGATCATTGCTCAACTTATACATCTGATGATTTTTCTCGTTTTATTCAAAATAAAGGTGGAATAATTTCACTTTCAAAAGTAGGAAATAGTTTAGATAATAGAGTTGTGGAATATTGATTTTCAAATTTAAAAACTGAATTAATTAGAGATTTAAATATCAAAGCTATGACTTTGAGTGAACTAGAAAAAGTAATATCTAATTATGTTAATTGATACAACAAATTTAGAATTCAATCATGTCTGAATTGAAAAACCCCATACGAATATAGTACGGGGTTATCCAATTTAATAAATTGTTAA
- a CDS encoding LLM class flavin-dependent oxidoreductase: protein MKIELGITTFGETTKLTTTGKPISHPERIRNIIEEIELADKVGLDVYGIGEHHRDDFAVSAPEIILAGAATKTKNIKLTTAVTVLSSNDPIRLYQNFATIDAMSNGRAEIMVGRGSFTESFPLFGYDLNNYEELFEEKLSMLQTINQNEILNWQGNLTHSVDNKGVYPRIANQNQLPIWVATGGNPISIVNIAQRELPIVFATIGGDPLRFKNLVDIYRRAWKSFGNDFKKMKIAAHSWGWIEEDHNSAIDNYFLPTKQLVDSIAKTRPHWREMTREQYNYEVSLNGAIFAGNPEYVAQKIIRIMEGLELDRFMLHIPVGSMPHKKTLKAIELFGTKVAPIVRKHFENITFKREI from the coding sequence ATGAAAATCGAATTAGGTATTACAACTTTTGGAGAAACAACAAAATTAACAACAACAGGCAAACCAATTTCTCATCCTGAAAGAATTCGAAACATTATTGAGGAAATTGAATTAGCAGATAAAGTAGGACTTGATGTTTATGGAATTGGTGAACATCACAGGGACGACTTTGCAGTTTCTGCACCTGAAATTATTTTAGCTGGAGCAGCAACCAAAACTAAAAATATTAAACTCACAACCGCAGTTACAGTTTTATCATCAAATGACCCAATTCGTCTTTACCAAAATTTTGCAACAATTGACGCAATGAGCAATGGAAGAGCAGAAATTATGGTTGGACGTGGTTCATTTACTGAATCTTTCCCACTCTTTGGATATGATCTTAACAACTATGAAGAATTGTTTGAAGAAAAACTTAGTATGCTTCAAACAATTAATCAAAATGAAATTTTAAATTGACAAGGAAATTTAACTCATTCAGTTGATAATAAAGGAGTTTATCCAAGAATTGCTAATCAAAATCAGCTTCCAATTTGAGTTGCAACCGGTGGAAATCCAATTTCAATTGTAAATATTGCTCAGCGTGAGCTTCCAATTGTTTTTGCAACAATTGGTGGAGATCCATTAAGATTTAAAAATCTAGTTGATATTTATCGTCGTGCTTGAAAATCTTTTGGGAATGATTTTAAGAAAATGAAAATAGCAGCTCACTCATGAGGTTGAATTGAAGAGGATCATAACTCTGCAATTGATAATTACTTTTTACCAACTAAACAATTAGTTGATTCAATCGCTAAAACTCGCCCACACTGAAGAGAAATGACCAGAGAACAATATAATTATGAAGTTAGTTTAAATGGAGCAATTTTTGCAGGTAATCCTGAATATGTTGCTCAAAAAATTATTCGAATAATGGAAGGTTTAGAACTTGATCGCTTTATGCTCCACATTCCTGTTGGTTCTATGCCTCATAAAAAAACTTTAAAAGCAATTGAATTATTTGGAACAAAAGTTGCCCCAATTGTTCGAAAACATTTTGAAAATATTACTTTTAAAAGAGAAATCTAA
- the tyrS gene encoding tyrosine--tRNA ligase — protein sequence MMNVLTELKNRGILKQISNEDKFLDLPKNSAVYAGFDPTATSLHLGNYIQIANLLRFKHYGWKVYAILGGATGMIGDPSFKDSERQLLDQKTLEINKAKIKSQLEYFGLEVIDNYDFYKDMSFLDFLREAGKMVNISYMLAKDSVASRIDKGLSFTEFSYTLIQGWDFLTLYKTKDVFVQFGGSDQWGNLTTGLDMISKVYGDSHKAVVLTSNLLTDANGQKFGKSTGGGNLWLDKNQTKPYSMYQFLVNQPDSELEKLLKQLTFLSLAKIRGILDQHEAAPQLRIAQKTLAFEVISQLHGEEEAQTCEKISNLLFNKNVNFQEYSLKDIKRIDGQIVTLNLQSGQNLVEQLIANKILKSKREAREFIQANSLKVNGEAVSEDFNLHSKLFNNQYAILNVGKKNIYCVKID from the coding sequence ATAATGAATGTTTTAACAGAATTAAAAAACAGAGGAATTTTAAAACAAATTAGTAACGAAGATAAATTCCTTGACTTACCTAAAAATTCAGCAGTTTATGCCGGTTTTGACCCAACAGCAACTAGCTTACATCTTGGTAACTACATTCAAATTGCTAACTTATTAAGATTTAAACATTATGGATGAAAGGTGTATGCAATTCTTGGTGGAGCAACAGGAATGATTGGAGATCCTTCGTTCAAAGATAGCGAAAGACAGCTCCTTGATCAAAAAACACTTGAAATTAATAAAGCAAAAATTAAATCACAATTAGAATATTTTGGTCTAGAAGTAATTGATAATTACGACTTTTACAAAGATATGAGCTTTTTAGACTTTTTAAGAGAAGCTGGAAAAATGGTAAATATCTCATACATGCTTGCAAAAGATTCAGTTGCTTCTAGAATTGATAAAGGTCTAAGCTTTACAGAATTTAGTTATACCTTAATTCAAGGATGAGATTTTCTAACTCTTTATAAAACTAAGGATGTTTTTGTTCAATTTGGCGGATCTGATCAATGAGGAAACTTAACAACTGGGTTAGACATGATTTCTAAAGTTTATGGAGATTCACATAAAGCGGTTGTATTGACAAGTAATTTACTAACTGATGCAAATGGCCAAAAATTCGGTAAATCAACTGGTGGTGGAAACCTTTGACTCGATAAAAACCAAACCAAACCATACTCAATGTATCAATTTTTAGTAAATCAACCAGATAGTGAACTTGAAAAATTACTCAAACAACTTACTTTCTTATCACTTGCTAAAATTCGTGGAATATTAGATCAACACGAAGCTGCTCCGCAACTTCGAATTGCTCAAAAAACACTCGCTTTCGAAGTTATTAGTCAACTTCACGGCGAAGAAGAAGCTCAAACTTGTGAAAAAATTTCAAACCTCTTATTTAATAAAAATGTGAACTTTCAAGAATATTCATTAAAAGATATCAAGAGAATTGATGGTCAAATTGTGACTCTAAACCTTCAAAGTGGACAAAATTTAGTTGAGCAATTAATTGCAAACAAAATTTTAAAATCTAAACGTGAAGCTCGTGAATTTATTCAAGCTAATTCCTTAAAAGTAAATGGTGAAGCTGTTTCTGAAGATTTTAATTTACATTCAAAATTATTTAATAATCAATATGCAATTTTAAATGTTGGTAAAAAGAATATTTACTGCGTTAAAATCGATTAA
- the tsaD gene encoding tRNA (adenosine(37)-N6)-threonylcarbamoyltransferase complex transferase subunit TsaD → MLILGIETSHDDTSIAVLKDGKVLDLWTLSQIDIFKDYGGTIPEIASREHVRNIGFLQQKILAKYDLKEFDYIAYTKEPGLKGTLQIGFLFAHALGLAYDKEVVAVNHLHGHFLSSTITEQITFPALCLLVSGGHTQLIYAKDVDELEIVGETLDDAVGEAFDKVSSRLGLGFPGGPIIDNLAKDYISDFYELTKPKTEQELDFSFSGLKTQVLNFVNKAQMKNEVIDKVKLAVSFQKTAVEYLLDKTKLALNQYPVKTLVLGGGVSANKELRKEFVKLHPNTIIPSLKYATDNGAMIAQAAYLQLKKRKNLGK, encoded by the coding sequence ATGTTAATTCTGGGAATTGAAACATCACATGATGATACCTCTATTGCGGTTTTAAAAGATGGAAAAGTTTTAGATCTTTGAACTTTATCACAAATTGACATTTTTAAAGATTATGGCGGAACAATTCCTGAAATTGCTTCACGTGAACATGTTCGCAATATCGGATTTTTACAACAAAAAATTTTAGCTAAGTATGATTTAAAAGAATTTGATTATATAGCTTATACTAAGGAACCAGGTTTAAAAGGAACTTTGCAAATTGGCTTTCTTTTTGCTCATGCGCTTGGTTTGGCTTATGACAAAGAAGTTGTTGCGGTCAATCATTTACATGGACATTTTCTTTCGTCAACAATTACTGAGCAAATTACTTTTCCTGCATTATGTCTACTTGTTAGTGGTGGGCATACTCAATTAATTTATGCTAAAGATGTTGATGAACTTGAAATTGTCGGAGAAACTTTGGATGATGCAGTTGGTGAAGCGTTTGATAAAGTTTCATCACGCTTAGGTCTAGGCTTTCCTGGTGGTCCAATTATTGATAATCTAGCTAAGGATTATATCAGTGATTTTTACGAATTAACTAAACCAAAAACTGAACAAGAATTAGATTTTTCTTTTAGCGGACTCAAAACACAAGTTTTAAATTTTGTTAACAAAGCTCAAATGAAAAATGAAGTAATTGATAAAGTGAAATTAGCAGTGAGTTTTCAAAAAACTGCCGTTGAATATTTACTCGATAAAACAAAACTTGCTTTAAATCAATATCCTGTCAAAACTTTAGTTTTAGGGGGTGGTGTATCAGCAAATAAAGAACTTAGAAAAGAATTTGTTAAACTACATCCAAATACCATTATTCCGTCACTAAAATATGCAACTGATAATGGTGCAATGATTGCGCAAGCTGCTTATTTACAATTAAAGAAAAGAAAAAATCTTGGAAAGTAA
- a CDS encoding MATE family efflux transporter translates to MLRLTKRFFTKHFPDSKEKWWLYFKYAFPTILSGVCFSLNNFVDNFMVLGISGGPQALGYANFYTSIILAIFLGIGFIGAVMVGQYLGAKKVDKVREIISLRIILSAIVVIVVFVLAWTIPNQMIQMVAGPRREASAGSYDEAVKLAKDYMQYISIAWILLIFTFTSGNLLREIGLGKYSLYSTLVTLGTNVLFNSLFMYVLNLGVIGAALASIIARVSALIMNYIFIYIKQRELCVFPWQMGKISPIILIQFLKRCPSILLSASAVAFNTVRQIFYNSAQTVNAYDIMNVSVLAITATFTGVFTAAFSSFSANVTRFVGMHLGNNEIEVAITNGNHLKGFHFTMQALMSIVCSSLLFILPHITIFSDAAAKNWQQSHPDASLLELAQMKSAYVKYLNETLIIILVFSPFWAWFITSSRLISSGGKNNVSSSVEFATGALQILWLALLTYVFIGYFHWKLNVSQFYLIFFLSDIAKMAVFEIVYYSIKWARNITKEHYESKLKKS, encoded by the coding sequence ATGCTGAGATTAACTAAAAGATTTTTTACAAAGCATTTTCCTGATTCTAAAGAAAAATGATGATTATATTTTAAATATGCTTTTCCTACCATTTTATCCGGAGTTTGTTTTTCATTAAACAACTTCGTTGATAACTTTATGGTTCTTGGAATTAGTGGTGGACCCCAAGCATTAGGATACGCTAACTTTTACACATCAATTATTCTAGCTATTTTCTTAGGAATTGGTTTTATTGGTGCAGTAATGGTTGGACAATATCTTGGTGCTAAAAAAGTTGATAAAGTTCGTGAAATTATCTCATTAAGAATCATTTTAAGTGCAATCGTAGTTATAGTTGTTTTTGTTTTAGCTTGAACAATTCCAAATCAAATGATCCAAATGGTCGCAGGTCCAAGACGGGAAGCATCAGCTGGTAGTTATGATGAAGCAGTGAAGCTAGCTAAAGATTACATGCAGTACATCTCAATTGCTTGAATTTTATTAATCTTCACTTTTACTTCTGGAAACTTACTTAGAGAAATTGGTCTTGGAAAATACTCATTATATTCAACATTAGTTACCTTAGGAACTAATGTTCTCTTTAACTCTCTTTTTATGTATGTTTTAAATTTAGGAGTAATTGGAGCTGCCTTAGCAAGTATTATTGCAAGAGTATCCGCTTTAATTATGAACTATATTTTTATCTACATTAAACAAAGAGAACTTTGCGTGTTCCCTTGACAAATGGGTAAAATTTCACCAATTATTTTAATTCAATTCCTCAAACGCTGTCCATCAATTCTTCTTTCAGCTAGTGCAGTTGCTTTCAATACTGTTCGTCAAATTTTCTACAATAGTGCTCAAACAGTCAATGCATACGATATTATGAATGTTTCTGTTTTAGCAATTACTGCAACTTTTACCGGTGTTTTTACAGCCGCCTTTTCTTCATTTAGTGCTAATGTCACTCGTTTTGTTGGGATGCACCTTGGTAATAATGAAATTGAAGTTGCAATTACTAACGGTAACCATCTAAAAGGTTTTCACTTTACCATGCAAGCTTTAATGAGCATCGTTTGTTCTTCGCTTTTATTTATATTGCCGCACATTACTATTTTTAGTGATGCTGCTGCTAAAAATTGACAACAATCACACCCAGATGCTAGTCTCTTGGAACTAGCACAAATGAAAAGTGCATATGTTAAATATCTCAACGAAACATTAATTATTATTCTTGTTTTTAGTCCATTTTGAGCATGATTTATCACTTCATCAAGATTAATTTCTTCAGGTGGTAAAAATAATGTTTCATCAAGTGTTGAATTTGCAACAGGAGCATTACAAATTTTATGACTTGCTCTTTTAACTTATGTTTTTATTGGGTATTTTCACTGAAAATTAAATGTTTCACAGTTCTACTTGATTTTCTTCCTTTCCGATATTGCAAAAATGGCTGTTTTTGAAATTGTATATTACAGCATTAAATGGGCAAGAAACATTACAAAAGAACATTATGAATCAAAACTCAAAAAATCATAA
- a CDS encoding FMN-dependent NADH-azoreductase, producing the protein MKQVLLLNGSISNNSSSKSQIILDYFLEKLKEQKPNLKLESYDLNKTHSRALLHSNNINNFYQVLKSDKWIKKLREVDTLILVSSEVNFSPAPVVRNFIDSILVAKETFNYSQNLNDENKGNLNHLNVILITSRGSQPDWYKWSRSVSWLENVWKFLRAKQVFKLEITGTNLPTIKNLNKEEFINLYKKDIAKLIEKIQGE; encoded by the coding sequence ATGAAACAAGTACTTTTATTAAATGGATCTATTTCAAATAATAGTAGCAGCAAATCTCAAATTATTCTTGATTATTTTTTAGAAAAATTAAAAGAGCAAAAACCTAACTTAAAGCTTGAATCATATGATTTAAATAAAACCCATTCACGTGCTCTTTTACATTCTAATAATATAAATAATTTTTATCAAGTTTTAAAGTCAGATAAGTGAATTAAGAAACTAAGAGAGGTGGATACTTTAATTTTAGTTTCCTCAGAAGTTAATTTTAGTCCAGCTCCAGTTGTTCGGAATTTTATTGATTCAATTTTAGTAGCTAAAGAAACTTTTAATTACTCACAAAATTTGAATGATGAAAACAAAGGAAATTTAAATCATCTCAATGTCATCTTAATTACAAGCCGTGGTTCTCAGCCGGATTGATATAAATGATCAAGGTCAGTGAGTTGATTAGAAAATGTTTGAAAGTTTCTAAGAGCTAAACAAGTTTTTAAATTAGAAATAACAGGTACAAATTTGCCTACAATTAAAAATTTAAATAAAGAAGAATTTATCAATCTTTACAAAAAAGATATAGCTAAATTAATAGAAAAAATTCAAGGAGAATAA